A genome region from Thermodesulfatator atlanticus DSM 21156 includes the following:
- a CDS encoding sulfotransferase domain-containing protein: MLSLHPEIIGLAETNLFKYVFDKTPAETTKILFSGTAWSEGGLKRLPRNLVAKIVNPIRKYWKPVVGLKTTDRPLTRYSLSLREQFSLKRQLLKCDNPEEYCRTFFGFFIKKFNPKYLIEKSADHVRAIPKIKQVYPDSKLIAVYRDGRDFVISHRHYAKNMGLAWSFEESVLLWKEMIELQLRYQQEFNLWTCSYEDMLNNSRKIAQNILNFLGLSYNDQVLNNMINKSSFEFITGRKRGQANSKSFYRKGVSGDWKNYFSLKEKETFKKLAGDLLIKLGYEKDFDW; encoded by the coding sequence ATGCTAAGTCTTCATCCTGAAATTATTGGTTTAGCAGAGACTAACTTATTTAAATACGTCTTTGATAAAACACCAGCAGAAACTACTAAAATTCTTTTTAGCGGAACTGCCTGGAGTGAAGGCGGGTTAAAAAGATTGCCTAGGAATCTTGTAGCCAAAATAGTAAATCCTATTAGGAAATATTGGAAACCAGTTGTTGGTTTAAAAACAACAGATAGACCACTGACAAGATATTCTTTAAGCTTGCGAGAACAATTTTCATTAAAAAGACAATTATTAAAGTGTGATAATCCCGAAGAATACTGCCGCACTTTTTTCGGTTTTTTTATAAAGAAATTTAACCCTAAATACCTCATAGAAAAAAGTGCCGACCACGTACGAGCTATTCCAAAGATTAAGCAAGTTTATCCTGATAGCAAATTAATAGCTGTTTATAGGGATGGCAGGGACTTTGTTATTTCCCATAGACATTATGCTAAAAATATGGGCCTTGCCTGGAGTTTTGAAGAAAGCGTTCTTTTGTGGAAAGAAATGATTGAACTCCAATTACGCTATCAACAGGAATTTAATTTGTGGACTTGTTCTTATGAAGATATGCTAAACAACTCTCGAAAAATAGCACAAAACATTTTGAATTTTCTTGGTTTGTCATACAATGATCAGGTGCTAAATAATATGATTAATAAATCGTCTTTTGAGTTTATTACAGGTCGTAAAAGAGGCCAGGCTAATAGTAAAAGTTTTTATAGAAAGGGTGTGTCGGGAGATTGGAAAAACTATTTTTCTCTTAAAGAAAAAGAAACTTTTAAAAAACTCGCCGGGGATCTGTTGATTAAACTAGGATATGAAAAGGATTTTGACTGGTAA